From Domibacillus sp. DTU_2020_1001157_1_SI_ALB_TIR_016, a single genomic window includes:
- a CDS encoding MBL fold metallo-hydrolase, with the protein MNVTVLGCWGGFPKANEASSGYLVEHDGFKLLVDCGSAVLSKLQNHLKPADLNAVILSHYHADHVADIGVLQHALLIDSFTSKTREEPLAIYGHNEADGFQTLTYKNITKGVAYNPADTLQAGPFSISFFKTNHPASCYAIKITDGTDTVVYTADTAFQRELASFAQGADVLLAESNLYKGMDGSSAGHMTAQEAGILAREAQVKTLVLTHLPHFGELDQLVQEAGEEFSGPIMLARENLEIGF; encoded by the coding sequence ATATCTGGTTGAACATGACGGTTTCAAACTGCTTGTAGACTGCGGCAGCGCTGTTTTATCGAAACTGCAAAATCATTTAAAGCCAGCAGATCTTAATGCTGTTATTCTGTCCCATTATCACGCAGATCATGTAGCGGATATTGGTGTATTGCAGCATGCGCTTTTAATTGATTCTTTTACAAGTAAAACGAGGGAAGAGCCTCTTGCTATTTACGGACATAATGAAGCAGACGGATTCCAAACCTTGACGTACAAAAATATAACGAAGGGCGTTGCTTATAATCCTGCGGATACACTTCAAGCCGGGCCTTTTTCAATTTCATTTTTCAAAACAAATCACCCGGCGTCTTGCTATGCCATCAAAATTACAGACGGAACAGATACGGTGGTGTATACAGCGGATACCGCCTTTCAAAGGGAGCTTGCATCTTTTGCACAAGGTGCAGATGTACTGCTTGCTGAAAGCAACTTATATAAAGGAATGGATGGCTCTTCGGCCGGGCATATGACAGCGCAGGAAGCCGGCATCCTTGCCAGGGAAGCACAAGTAAAAACATTAGTGCTGACTCATTTGCCTCACTTTGGAGAACTTGATCAGCTAGTCCAGGAAGCCGGCGAAGAATTTAGCGGCCCTATTATGCTCGCAAGAGAAAACTTGGAAATTGGTTTTTAA